One Serinicoccus chungangensis genomic window carries:
- a CDS encoding Na+/H+ antiporter subunit E: MTGADRLRRRGVRRLLPPVSPWGLLWLTAVWVLLWGSLDVLNVLGGVLVALLVLVLFPLPRVDLHLRVRPLGLLVLLGRFLLDLVRASVEVAWLSVRPGPVATGVVMDLQLATDDPLLQTLTAEMVSLVPGSVVIELDPGSRVLTLHALDVRTRHQAERVRHKVRAQEARVLRALHPDPASVLDPRRHRRGTPGAGAGATSEEETS; this comes from the coding sequence GTGACGGGCGCCGACCGGCTGCGGCGGCGGGGCGTGCGTCGTCTCCTCCCGCCCGTGTCGCCGTGGGGGTTGCTCTGGCTCACCGCCGTCTGGGTGCTGCTGTGGGGCAGCCTCGACGTGCTCAACGTCCTGGGGGGTGTGCTCGTCGCGCTGCTGGTGCTCGTGCTCTTCCCGCTGCCCAGGGTCGACCTCCACCTGCGGGTGCGGCCGCTGGGGCTGCTGGTGCTCCTCGGCCGCTTCCTCCTGGACCTGGTCCGCGCCTCGGTCGAGGTCGCCTGGCTCTCCGTCCGGCCCGGGCCGGTCGCCACGGGGGTGGTGATGGACCTGCAGCTGGCCACCGACGACCCGCTGCTGCAGACGCTGACCGCGGAGATGGTCTCGCTGGTGCCGGGGTCGGTGGTCATCGAGCTGGACCCGGGCAGCCGGGTGCTGACGCTGCACGCGCTCGACGTGCGCACGCGACACCAGGCCGAGCGGGTCCGCCACAAGGTGCGTGCGCAGGAGGCGAGGGTGCTGCGCGCCCTGCACCCCGACCCGGCGTCCGTGCTGGACCCCCGGCGGCACCGGCGCGGGACCCCGGGCGCCGGGGCGGGAGCCACGAGCGAGGAGGAGACCTCATGA
- a CDS encoding Na+/H+ antiporter subunit A, which yields MILALLGAHLAAAVVAPSLMRVLGGRAFAVLALVPAASAAWLATQAGGGGAVHEESVAWVPDLGLALAFRLDTLSTVLALVVTVVGALILLYCSRYVDLRTTGGSPGLLGGALVGFAGAMLGLVTTDDLLALYVFWEITTVLSYLLVGYLTTSAASTRAARQALVVTAGGGLAMLVGVVILGETAGTYRISELVADPVTSTGPLVAWGVGLLLLGAITKSALVPFHFWLPGAMAAPTPVSAYLHAAAMVKAGVYLVARFAPGYADLPVWQVLVLGLGAGTMLLGGVRATRQLDLKLLLAYGTVSQLGMLVLLLGYGTEGAALAGLTLLLAHALFKSALFLTVGAIDHATGTRDIRHLRGVGRRAPWLMVAGTLAAASMAGLPVLLGFVGKEAALTSLLTPAAGWASLQGVAAVAFVLGSVLTMAYSLRFVWGAFTDGARPPAGGPVSVAPRAHAWHAPGAVLVGIPLVLALTGLLLGPTSTWLEQGLEGYSATAQRVASTGPEVHLGLWHGVNVPLLVSVGVWVLGGLWFWLQARRPAEVPIPLSPFDAARAYHGLMRGLDRLALETTGFLQRGSLPLLLGTIFTVLVLLPGTQLLLGANRWPQRDQLRLAESAAQVAVAALVVASAVLAARARRRLRAAFLVAVTGYGTAILFLLHGAPDLALTQILVETVSLVVLVLVLRRLSGRFPDDPSTLTRRLRALLGVAVGVVVGATTLVVTASRVHAPAAGDLAERSVDYGAGRNIVNVILVDVRAWDTMGELSVVLACATGVASLVFLREEAMDRVRAGLRSARGDRAGMRAGTSETTGAILPSRRISGILALDPERRSVILEVVTRLVFHTILLWSVYLLLSGHNQPGGGFAAGIVAGLALCLRYLGGRGYELRAALPVMPAVLLGSGLFIAAGSAVIPMLFGSAALRTWDAYLTIPLVGEVHLVTSLLFDIGVYLVVIGLMLDVLRSLGSGIDAQIAREREREDERAEAEVRP from the coding sequence GTGATCCTGGCTCTCCTGGGGGCGCACCTCGCCGCAGCAGTCGTCGCCCCCTCCCTCATGCGGGTCCTCGGCGGCCGGGCGTTCGCGGTGCTGGCGCTCGTGCCCGCCGCGTCCGCCGCCTGGCTCGCGACCCAGGCCGGTGGCGGCGGCGCCGTGCACGAGGAGTCCGTCGCCTGGGTCCCGGACCTCGGCCTGGCCCTCGCCTTCCGGCTCGACACCCTGTCGACGGTCCTCGCCCTCGTCGTCACGGTCGTCGGCGCGCTGATCCTGCTCTACTGCTCCCGCTACGTCGACCTGCGCACCACGGGGGGCAGCCCGGGTCTGCTCGGCGGGGCGCTCGTGGGCTTCGCCGGCGCCATGCTGGGCCTGGTCACCACGGACGACCTCCTGGCGCTCTACGTGTTCTGGGAGATCACGACCGTCCTGTCCTACCTGCTCGTGGGCTACCTCACCACCAGCGCCGCGAGCACCCGCGCCGCCCGCCAGGCCCTGGTGGTCACCGCGGGCGGGGGACTGGCGATGCTCGTCGGGGTCGTCATCCTCGGCGAGACGGCGGGCACCTACCGCATCAGCGAGCTCGTGGCCGACCCGGTCACCTCGACCGGCCCGCTGGTCGCCTGGGGCGTCGGCCTGCTGCTGCTGGGAGCGATCACCAAGTCGGCGCTGGTGCCGTTCCACTTCTGGCTCCCCGGGGCGATGGCCGCCCCCACCCCGGTGAGCGCCTACCTGCACGCCGCGGCGATGGTCAAGGCGGGTGTCTACCTCGTGGCCAGGTTCGCCCCCGGGTATGCCGACCTCCCGGTCTGGCAGGTCCTGGTGCTGGGGCTCGGGGCGGGCACCATGCTCCTGGGCGGGGTCCGCGCGACCCGCCAGCTCGACCTCAAGCTGCTGCTGGCCTACGGCACGGTGAGCCAGCTCGGGATGCTGGTCCTCCTGCTGGGCTACGGCACCGAGGGTGCCGCGCTGGCCGGGCTCACCCTGCTCCTCGCGCACGCGCTCTTCAAGTCCGCGCTCTTCCTCACCGTCGGGGCGATCGACCACGCCACCGGCACCCGCGACATACGCCACCTCCGCGGGGTCGGTCGTCGCGCACCCTGGCTCATGGTGGCGGGGACCCTGGCCGCCGCCTCGATGGCCGGACTGCCGGTGCTGCTCGGGTTCGTCGGCAAGGAGGCGGCGCTCACGTCCCTGCTCACGCCGGCGGCCGGGTGGGCCTCGCTGCAGGGGGTGGCCGCGGTGGCCTTCGTGCTCGGCTCGGTGCTCACCATGGCCTACTCGCTGCGCTTCGTGTGGGGCGCCTTCACGGACGGCGCGCGCCCGCCCGCGGGTGGGCCGGTGTCGGTGGCCCCGCGCGCCCACGCCTGGCACGCCCCCGGGGCCGTGCTCGTGGGGATCCCGTTGGTGCTGGCGCTCACCGGCCTCCTGCTGGGGCCGACCTCGACCTGGCTCGAGCAGGGGCTGGAGGGCTACTCCGCCACCGCGCAGCGGGTGGCGAGCACCGGACCGGAGGTCCACCTGGGCCTGTGGCACGGGGTCAACGTCCCGCTGCTCGTCTCCGTCGGCGTGTGGGTCCTCGGCGGCTTGTGGTTCTGGCTCCAGGCGCGTCGACCCGCCGAGGTGCCGATCCCGCTTTCGCCCTTCGACGCCGCCCGGGCCTACCACGGCCTGATGCGGGGCCTGGACCGGCTCGCGCTGGAGACCACGGGCTTCCTGCAGCGTGGCTCGCTCCCGCTGCTGCTGGGGACGATCTTCACCGTGCTGGTGCTGCTGCCCGGCACGCAGCTGCTGCTGGGGGCGAACCGTTGGCCGCAGCGCGACCAGCTGCGCCTGGCCGAGAGCGCGGCGCAGGTCGCGGTGGCGGCCCTGGTGGTCGCCTCGGCCGTGCTGGCCGCGCGGGCCCGTCGCCGGCTGCGGGCGGCGTTCCTGGTGGCGGTGACGGGCTACGGCACGGCCATCCTGTTCCTGCTCCACGGCGCCCCGGACCTGGCGCTCACCCAGATCCTCGTCGAGACCGTGTCGCTGGTGGTGCTGGTGCTCGTCCTGCGCCGGCTGTCCGGTCGCTTCCCCGACGACCCGAGCACCCTGACCCGCCGGCTCCGGGCGCTGCTCGGCGTCGCGGTGGGGGTCGTCGTGGGCGCGACCACGCTGGTGGTCACCGCCTCCCGGGTCCACGCCCCGGCCGCCGGGGACCTGGCCGAGCGGTCCGTCGACTACGGGGCCGGCCGCAACATCGTCAACGTCATCCTCGTCGACGTCCGGGCCTGGGACACGATGGGCGAGCTGTCCGTGGTGCTGGCCTGCGCGACCGGCGTGGCCAGCCTGGTGTTCCTCCGCGAGGAGGCCATGGACCGCGTCCGGGCCGGACTGCGCAGCGCCCGCGGCGACCGGGCCGGGATGCGGGCGGGCACCTCCGAGACCACGGGGGCCATCCTGCCCAGCCGCCGTATCTCCGGCATCCTCGCGCTGGACCCGGAGCGGCGCTCGGTGATCCTGGAGGTGGTGACCCGGCTGGTCTTCCACACGATCCTGCTGTGGTCGGTCTACCTGCTCCTCTCCGGCCACAACCAGCCCGGCGGCGGCTTCGCCGCCGGCATCGTGGCCGGGCTCGCCCTCTGCCTGCGCTACCTCGGGGGTCGTGGCTACGAGCTGCGGGCCGCGCTCCCGGTGATGCCTGCCGTGCTGCTCGGCAGCGGGCTGTTCATCGCCGCCGGGTCCGCCGTGATCCCCATGCTCTTCGGCTCCGCGGCCCTGCGGACCTGGGACGCCTACCTCACCATCCCGCTGGTGGGCGAGGTGCACCTGGTGACCTCGCTGCTCTTCGACATCGGCGTCTACCTCGTCGTCATCGGCCTCATGCTCGACGTGCTGCGCAGCCTGGGCTCCGGCATCGACGCCCAGATCGCCCGCGAGCGCGAGCGTGAGGACGAGCGCGCCGAGGCGGAGGTGCGCCCATGA
- the rpsF gene encoding 30S ribosomal protein S6, with protein sequence MRQYELMIILDPETDERTLQPTLEKMLAVVPKDGGSVDEIDVMGRRRLAYEIKKQAEGIYAVVNLTAEPATAKELDRQLGLNESVLRTKLLRRDA encoded by the coding sequence ATGCGTCAGTACGAACTCATGATCATCCTCGACCCCGAGACCGACGAGCGCACCCTCCAGCCCACGCTGGAGAAGATGCTCGCCGTCGTCCCCAAGGACGGTGGCTCGGTCGACGAGATCGACGTCATGGGCCGGCGCCGCCTGGCCTACGAGATCAAGAAGCAGGCCGAAGGGATCTACGCGGTGGTCAACCTGACCGCGGAGCCCGCGACGGCCAAGGAGCTGGACCGTCAGCTCGGGCTCAACGAGTCCGTCCTGAGGACCAAGCTGCTGCGCCGCGACGCCTGA
- a CDS encoding Na(+)/H(+) antiporter subunit C — protein sequence MTVNVTLILVASVLVGTGAYLFLSRSLVRALMGFLLMGNGVNLLFVVGSGPAGSPPIVGAGDGGPMADPVPQALVLTAIVITLAMTAFVLALAHRGWQVGRDDLVADDTESARIHARAEADDLGGQPGAREQAEEIAAETERSERAHHGRRDDEAHDDEGGTA from the coding sequence ATGACCGTCAACGTGACCCTCATCCTCGTGGCCAGCGTGCTCGTCGGCACCGGCGCCTACCTCTTCCTGTCCCGGTCGCTGGTGCGCGCGCTCATGGGCTTCCTGCTCATGGGCAACGGGGTCAACCTGCTGTTCGTCGTCGGCTCCGGCCCGGCGGGCTCGCCGCCCATCGTCGGCGCCGGTGACGGGGGCCCCATGGCCGACCCGGTGCCCCAGGCGCTGGTGCTGACGGCCATCGTCATCACCCTGGCGATGACGGCCTTCGTGCTCGCGCTCGCCCACCGGGGCTGGCAGGTGGGCCGGGACGACCTCGTCGCCGACGACACCGAGTCCGCCCGCATCCACGCCCGCGCCGAGGCCGACGACCTCGGCGGCCAGCCCGGTGCCCGTGAGCAGGCGGAGGAGATCGCCGCCGAGACCGAGCGCTCGGAGCGGGCCCACCACGGTCGCCGCGACGACGAGGCGCACGACGACGAGGGGGGCACCGCATGA
- a CDS encoding MATE family efflux transporter, which produces MSDTAPRDGQAREILRLAVPAFLALVAEPLFLLADSAIVGYLGTSALAGLGVASAVLLTAVNIFVFLAYGTTAVVARRLGAGDQRGAVSAGIDGIWLALLLGAAAAVVTAVLAGPLVQLFGAGPDVAAEAVTYLRWSALGIPSMLVVLAATGVLRGLQDTRTPLVASVVGFSANALLSLLLVHGVGWGIAGAAIGTVLAQTGMALGLVLVVVRGARRLGSSLTFHGAGVLRAARGGIPLLVRTVALRAALLLTTWSAAGLGDEQLAAHQVAMTVWSTLAFALDALAIAAQALTGKTLGAGDREGTRAATTLMVRWSIWFGVILTGVILALHRVIPLGFSQDLDVRSALGAALVVVALGQPIAGIAFILDGVLIGAGDTRWLAWAQTAATVAYLPMVLEVRLSGVDGTTGLVWLWVAFTGFMTVRALLLWRRSRGETWMVVGAER; this is translated from the coding sequence GTGAGCGACACCGCACCGCGGGACGGCCAGGCCAGGGAGATCCTGCGCCTGGCCGTCCCCGCCTTTCTCGCCCTCGTGGCCGAGCCGCTCTTCCTGCTCGCCGACTCCGCCATCGTCGGTTACCTCGGCACCTCCGCCCTGGCCGGTCTCGGCGTCGCGAGCGCCGTCCTGCTCACGGCGGTCAACATCTTCGTCTTCCTGGCCTACGGCACCACCGCCGTCGTGGCCCGCCGGCTCGGGGCCGGTGACCAGCGCGGCGCCGTCAGCGCCGGCATCGACGGCATCTGGCTGGCGCTGCTGCTCGGGGCGGCGGCAGCGGTCGTCACCGCCGTGCTCGCCGGGCCCCTCGTGCAGCTCTTCGGCGCCGGTCCCGACGTCGCGGCCGAGGCGGTGACCTACCTGCGCTGGTCGGCGCTCGGCATCCCCTCGATGCTCGTCGTCCTGGCCGCGACCGGCGTCCTGCGCGGCCTCCAGGACACCCGCACGCCGCTGGTCGCCTCGGTGGTCGGCTTCTCCGCCAACGCCCTGCTGTCCCTGCTGCTCGTGCACGGCGTCGGGTGGGGCATCGCCGGCGCGGCGATCGGCACCGTCCTCGCGCAGACGGGTATGGCGCTCGGTCTCGTCCTCGTCGTCGTCCGGGGGGCGCGCCGGCTGGGGTCCTCGCTCACCTTCCACGGCGCCGGGGTGCTGCGCGCGGCGCGCGGCGGCATACCGCTGCTCGTGCGGACCGTCGCCCTGCGCGCGGCGCTGCTGCTCACCACCTGGTCGGCAGCCGGGCTGGGTGACGAGCAGCTCGCCGCCCACCAGGTCGCGATGACGGTATGGTCCACGCTCGCCTTCGCGCTCGACGCCCTGGCCATCGCCGCCCAGGCGCTCACCGGCAAGACCCTCGGCGCGGGCGACCGGGAGGGCACCCGCGCGGCGACCACGCTCATGGTCCGGTGGTCGATCTGGTTCGGGGTCATCCTCACCGGGGTGATCCTGGCCCTGCACCGGGTCATCCCCCTCGGCTTCAGCCAGGACCTGGACGTGCGGTCCGCCCTCGGGGCGGCGCTCGTCGTCGTCGCGCTCGGGCAACCGATCGCCGGCATCGCCTTCATCCTCGACGGGGTGCTCATCGGGGCCGGGGACACCCGCTGGCTGGCCTGGGCCCAGACCGCGGCGACCGTGGCCTACCTCCCCATGGTGCTCGAGGTCCGGCTCAGCGGGGTGGACGGCACGACCGGCCTGGTCTGGCTGTGGGTCGCCTTCACCGGCTTCATGACCGTGCGGGCCCTCCTCCTGTGGCGGCGGTCCCGCGGGGAGACGTGGATGGTGGTGGGCGCCGAGCGCTGA
- the rpsR gene encoding 30S ribosomal protein S18, with protein sequence MAKPVMRKPKKKANPLKSAKIESIDYKDTALLRKFISDRGKIRARRVTGVSVQEQRRIANAVKNAREMALLPYSSSAR encoded by the coding sequence ATGGCCAAGCCCGTCATGCGTAAGCCGAAGAAGAAGGCGAACCCGCTCAAGTCCGCGAAGATCGAGTCGATCGACTACAAGGACACCGCGCTGCTGCGCAAGTTCATCTCCGACCGGGGCAAGATCCGTGCCCGTCGGGTGACCGGTGTCTCCGTCCAGGAGCAGCGTCGCATCGCCAACGCCGTCAAGAACGCCCGCGAGATGGCGCTGCTGCCCTACAGCAGCTCCGCCCGCTGA
- the mnhG gene encoding monovalent cation/H(+) antiporter subunit G, which produces MTAVDVLDVLGLVCLLLGALLCLAAAIGLLRFPDLLTRMHAGTKPQVLGVLLVILGVGLRSRSGLDVGMLVLIGLFQLLTIPAGSHMVGRAGFRTGQIAPAHIHLGQRDDEGDPRPQG; this is translated from the coding sequence ATGACGGCGGTCGACGTGCTGGACGTCCTGGGGCTGGTCTGCCTGCTCCTCGGCGCCCTGCTCTGCCTCGCCGCGGCCATCGGGCTGCTGCGCTTCCCCGACCTGCTCACCCGCATGCACGCCGGGACCAAGCCGCAGGTGCTGGGGGTGCTCCTGGTCATCCTGGGCGTCGGGCTGCGCTCGCGCTCGGGGCTGGACGTCGGGATGCTCGTGCTCATCGGGCTCTTCCAGCTGCTGACCATCCCGGCGGGGTCGCACATGGTGGGCCGCGCCGGCTTCCGGACCGGCCAGATCGCCCCGGCGCACATCCACCTGGGGCAGCGCGACGACGAGGGGGATCCCCGGCCCCAGGGGTAG
- a CDS encoding nucleotide sugar dehydrogenase, giving the protein MKIAIAGTGYVGLSLAVVLAQHHRVSALDIDPAKVALINERRSPIQDPEISAYLATRELDLHATTDAQEAYADADWVVVATPTDYDTETNFFDTRSVESVVADVRATNPDAAIVIKSTIPVGYTEQLRAEHPGATIIFSPEFLREGRALHDNLHPSRIIVGDTGERGQEFADLLLEGALDTDVPVLLTHSTEAEAIKLFANTYLAMRVAYFNELDTYAVTRGLDTRQIIEGVGLDPRIGAHYNNPSFGYGGYCLPKDTRQLLANYGTVPQTLITAVVDANTTRMDFIAADILDRHPRRVGIYRLIMKSGSDNFRASSVQGVMSRLQARGVEIVIYEPSYDRDTFQGCRVVRDLGAFAEMADIVIANRLDEHSETFGDTLYTRDLYGRD; this is encoded by the coding sequence ATGAAGATCGCCATCGCCGGCACCGGATACGTGGGGCTCTCCCTCGCCGTGGTCCTGGCCCAGCACCACCGCGTGTCCGCGCTGGACATCGACCCGGCCAAGGTCGCGCTCATCAACGAGCGCCGCAGCCCGATCCAGGACCCGGAGATCAGCGCCTACCTCGCGACGCGGGAGCTGGACCTGCACGCCACCACCGACGCGCAGGAGGCCTACGCCGACGCCGACTGGGTGGTGGTCGCGACCCCGACGGACTACGACACCGAGACCAACTTCTTCGACACCCGCAGCGTGGAGTCCGTCGTCGCCGACGTGCGCGCCACCAACCCCGACGCCGCGATCGTCATCAAGTCCACGATCCCGGTCGGCTACACCGAGCAGCTGCGGGCCGAGCACCCGGGCGCGACCATCATCTTCAGCCCGGAGTTCCTGCGGGAGGGCCGCGCCCTGCACGACAACCTGCACCCCTCCCGGATCATCGTCGGCGACACCGGTGAGCGCGGCCAGGAGTTCGCCGACCTGCTCCTGGAGGGCGCGCTGGACACCGACGTGCCGGTGCTGCTCACCCACTCCACCGAGGCCGAGGCCATCAAGCTCTTCGCCAACACCTACCTCGCCATGCGGGTGGCCTACTTCAACGAGCTGGACACGTATGCCGTGACCCGGGGCCTCGACACGCGCCAGATCATCGAGGGCGTGGGTCTGGACCCCCGCATCGGCGCCCACTACAACAACCCCAGCTTCGGCTACGGCGGCTACTGCCTGCCCAAGGACACCCGCCAGCTGCTGGCCAACTACGGCACCGTCCCGCAGACCCTCATCACCGCGGTGGTCGACGCCAACACCACCCGGATGGACTTCATCGCGGCCGACATCCTGGACCGGCACCCGCGCCGGGTCGGCATCTACCGCCTCATCATGAAGTCCGGGTCCGACAACTTCCGCGCCTCCAGCGTGCAGGGCGTCATGTCCCGGCTGCAGGCCCGCGGGGTGGAGATCGTCATCTACGAGCCGTCCTACGACCGCGACACCTTCCAGGGGTGCCGCGTCGTGCGCGACCTCGGCGCGTTCGCGGAGATGGCCGACATCGTCATCGCCAACCGTCTCGACGAGCACAGCGAGACCTTCGGCGACACGCTCTACACCCGCGACCTCTACGGTCGGGACTGA
- the rplI gene encoding 50S ribosomal protein L9: MKIILIQPVTGLGDAGDVVDVKDGYARNFLLPRKVATPWTKGGQKQVDSIKAARDKRAVRSAEDAAAAKARLEGAEITVAARAGSGGRLFGAVTPGEIADAIAAGGGPQVDKRRIEVRSPIRSVGEHAVHVRLHEDVAADVTVSVVAG; this comes from the coding sequence ATGAAGATCATCCTCATCCAGCCCGTCACCGGCCTCGGTGACGCCGGCGACGTCGTCGACGTCAAGGACGGCTACGCTCGCAACTTCCTGCTGCCCCGCAAGGTGGCGACGCCCTGGACCAAGGGCGGCCAGAAGCAGGTCGACTCGATCAAGGCCGCGCGCGACAAGCGCGCGGTCCGCAGCGCCGAGGACGCCGCCGCCGCCAAGGCCCGGCTCGAGGGCGCCGAGATCACCGTCGCCGCGCGCGCCGGCTCCGGCGGCCGCCTCTTCGGCGCCGTCACCCCCGGTGAGATCGCCGACGCGATCGCCGCCGGTGGTGGCCCGCAGGTCGACAAGCGCCGCATCGAGGTCCGTAGCCCGATCCGGAGCGTCGGCGAGCACGCCGTGCACGTGCGTCTGCACGAGGACGTCGCGGCCGACGTCACCGTGAGCGTCGTCGCCGGCTGA
- a CDS encoding monovalent cation/H+ antiporter complex subunit F produces MSIDLVETVLTWIVGGLLAVSATLTLIRITIGPSVLDRVVATDVLVSIVICALGAYAALSDAWTTLPLLISLSLVGFLGSVAVARFVARDRDTPAPLPVPDGEETS; encoded by the coding sequence ATGAGCATCGACCTGGTCGAGACCGTCCTGACCTGGATCGTCGGTGGGCTGCTGGCGGTCTCGGCCACGCTGACCCTCATCCGCATCACCATCGGGCCCAGCGTGCTGGACCGGGTGGTCGCCACGGACGTCCTCGTGTCCATCGTCATCTGCGCCCTGGGGGCCTACGCCGCCCTGAGCGACGCCTGGACCACGCTGCCCCTGCTCATCTCGCTGTCCCTGGTCGGCTTCCTCGGCTCGGTCGCGGTGGCCCGATTCGTGGCGCGGGACCGGGACACCCCCGCACCCCTGCCGGTGCCGGACGGGGAGGAGACGTCATGA
- a CDS encoding Na+/H+ antiporter subunit D, whose product MSDGYAWMVPLLVLLPLIGAGLTLAAAGRTAVQRVVSVTALSGMTVLAGVLLWASDTQGPQVMFVGGWAANEGIVLVVDRLAALMVIVSTIVTLAVLAYSIGQGASGFDEESDGHSPLPVFHPTLLVLAAGVTTTFISGDLFHLYVGFEMLLSASFVLLTLGGTAERVRAGTTYVLVSLLSSIIFLAAIGLTYGATGTINLALLSERLGEIAPGTAALLQLMLLVAFAVKAAVFPMSGWLPDSYPTAPAPVTAVFAGLLTKVGIYAMIRTQTLLFPGSSFSDLLLVAALLTMIVGILGAIAQDDIKRMLSFTLVSHIGFLLFGIALGSTHGLAAAIFYVVHHITVQTTLFLVLGLVERVGGSTDSTRLGDLARISPLVGVLFFVPAMNMAGIPPFSGFLGKVGLVQAGVAEGSWLALLLVAGSVLTSLLTLYAVAKVWGRAFWSENARGITGQGPVRGGHHEALGLGVLAPTMALVAVGLALTVVAGPLFDITTRSAVDLVLREPYLDAVLGVRAEAGL is encoded by the coding sequence ATGAGCGACGGCTACGCCTGGATGGTGCCCCTGCTGGTCCTGCTGCCGCTGATCGGCGCCGGGCTCACCCTGGCCGCGGCCGGGCGCACCGCCGTGCAGCGGGTGGTGAGCGTCACCGCGCTCTCGGGGATGACCGTGCTGGCCGGGGTGCTGCTGTGGGCCAGCGACACCCAGGGGCCCCAGGTGATGTTCGTCGGGGGCTGGGCCGCGAACGAGGGCATCGTGCTGGTGGTGGACCGGCTGGCGGCGCTCATGGTGATCGTCTCGACGATCGTCACGCTGGCGGTCCTCGCGTACTCGATCGGCCAGGGCGCGAGCGGATTCGACGAGGAGAGCGACGGGCACTCCCCGCTGCCGGTCTTCCACCCCACGCTGCTGGTGCTGGCGGCCGGGGTGACCACCACCTTCATCTCCGGCGACCTGTTCCACCTCTACGTCGGCTTCGAGATGCTGCTCTCGGCGAGCTTCGTGCTGCTGACGCTGGGTGGCACCGCCGAGCGGGTCCGGGCGGGCACGACATACGTGCTGGTCTCGCTGCTGTCCTCGATCATCTTCCTCGCGGCGATCGGGCTCACCTACGGAGCCACGGGCACCATCAACCTGGCCCTGCTCAGCGAGCGGCTCGGGGAGATCGCGCCCGGCACGGCCGCGCTGCTGCAGCTCATGCTGCTGGTCGCCTTCGCGGTCAAGGCGGCCGTCTTCCCCATGTCGGGATGGCTGCCCGACTCCTACCCGACGGCGCCCGCACCGGTGACCGCGGTCTTCGCCGGGCTGCTGACCAAGGTCGGCATCTACGCGATGATCCGCACCCAGACGCTGCTGTTCCCCGGGTCCTCGTTCAGCGACCTGCTGCTGGTGGCCGCGCTGCTCACGATGATCGTGGGGATCCTCGGCGCGATCGCCCAGGACGACATCAAGCGGATGCTGAGCTTCACCCTTGTCAGCCACATCGGGTTCCTCCTCTTCGGCATCGCGCTGGGCAGCACCCACGGGCTGGCCGCCGCGATCTTCTACGTGGTCCACCACATCACCGTGCAGACCACGCTCTTCCTCGTCCTGGGGCTGGTCGAGCGGGTCGGTGGCTCGACGGACAGCACCCGGCTGGGTGACCTGGCCAGGATCTCGCCCCTGGTGGGGGTCCTGTTCTTCGTGCCCGCGATGAACATGGCCGGGATCCCCCCGTTCAGCGGCTTCCTCGGCAAGGTCGGTCTGGTCCAGGCCGGCGTGGCCGAGGGGTCCTGGCTGGCGCTGCTGCTCGTGGCCGGCTCGGTGCTGACCTCCCTGCTCACCCTGTATGCCGTCGCGAAGGTGTGGGGGCGCGCGTTCTGGTCCGAGAACGCCCGCGGCATCACCGGTCAGGGACCGGTGCGCGGTGGGCACCACGAGGCCCTCGGCCTCGGGGTGCTGGCACCGACCATGGCGCTCGTCGCCGTCGGGCTGGCGCTGACCGTGGTGGCCGGGCCGCTCTTCGACATCACCACGCGGTCCGCCGTCGACCTCGTGCTGCGCGAGCCCTACCTGGACGCGGTCCTCGGGGTCCGGGCGGAGGCCGGGCTGTGA
- a CDS encoding single-stranded DNA-binding protein translates to MAGETPITVVGNLTADPELRFTPSGAAVANFTVASTPRQFDRQTNEFKDGETLFMRCSVWREAAEHVSESLHRGDRVIATGRLVSRSWQTQEGENRTVMEMQVDEVGPSMRYATAQVTKAQRGQGGGGGGWQGGQGGQSGGQQGGWGGSSGGQQGGQSGQSGGQQSGGQSAPANDPWATGGASTTPGGGSGGSGGGSGWGGAPSYDEPPF, encoded by the coding sequence ATGGCCGGAGAGACTCCGATCACCGTCGTCGGCAACCTGACCGCCGACCCCGAGCTGCGCTTCACCCCCAGCGGTGCGGCCGTCGCGAACTTCACCGTGGCCTCGACGCCGCGGCAGTTCGACCGGCAGACCAACGAGTTCAAGGACGGCGAGACGCTGTTCATGCGCTGCTCGGTCTGGCGCGAGGCCGCCGAGCACGTCTCGGAGTCGCTGCACCGCGGTGACCGCGTCATCGCCACCGGCCGGCTGGTCTCCCGCTCCTGGCAGACCCAGGAGGGTGAGAACCGCACCGTCATGGAGATGCAGGTCGACGAGGTCGGTCCGTCCATGCGGTATGCCACCGCCCAGGTCACCAAGGCCCAGCGCGGCCAGGGTGGCGGCGGAGGTGGCTGGCAGGGCGGCCAGGGTGGCCAGTCCGGCGGCCAGCAGGGCGGCTGGGGCGGCAGCTCCGGTGGCCAGCAGGGCGGCCAGTCCGGCCAGTCCGGCGGTCAGCAGTCCGGTGGCCAGTCGGCTCCGGCCAACGACCCCTGGGCCACCGGCGGGGCCAGCACCACTCCCGGTGGGGGCTCCGGCGGCTCCGGCGGGGGCTCGGGATGGGGCGGCGCGCCGTCCTACGACGAGCCGCCCTTCTGA